A single window of Vibrio sp. HB236076 DNA harbors:
- a CDS encoding Fis family transcriptional regulator, which produces MRKSDKKIDNQIREVLTTVCEQTLKEFQGFLWVTHSVDFNSFPQSLKIVCVFETNHDGEAFLDAGGEKKVSATIQAMFNQVGIKLKNAAKHIHYDTQENCERTHQGKWAVRLTTL; this is translated from the coding sequence ATGCGTAAATCCGATAAAAAAATTGATAATCAAATTCGTGAAGTATTAACCACGGTGTGTGAACAGACCTTAAAAGAGTTCCAAGGTTTTTTATGGGTGACGCATAGTGTTGATTTTAACTCTTTTCCTCAGAGCTTAAAAATTGTCTGTGTCTTTGAGACGAATCATGACGGTGAGGCTTTTCTGGACGCAGGCGGTGAGAAAAAAGTCTCTGCGACTATTCAAGCGATGTTTAATCAGGTTGGGATTAAATTGAAAAACGCAGCAAAACACATTCACTATGATACCCAAGAAAACTGCGAACGGACTCACCAAGGGAAATGGGCCGTTAGATTAACGACACTTTAA
- a CDS encoding secondary thiamine-phosphate synthase enzyme YjbQ, translating to MWQQITIELPAKRRGFHLITDHIERAMTQLKPIEVGLAHCFIQHTSASLSINENADPTVRADMEAYFHRLVPENAPYFQHTYEGPDDMPAHIKAAMLGNSVTVPVQNGRLLLGTWQGIYLGEHRNHGGSRRVIVTLQGQA from the coding sequence ATGTGGCAACAAATTACCATCGAACTGCCGGCCAAACGCCGTGGCTTTCATTTAATCACCGACCACATTGAGCGTGCCATGACTCAGCTCAAACCGATCGAAGTCGGCCTTGCTCATTGCTTTATTCAGCACACGTCGGCCAGCTTGAGTATCAACGAAAACGCCGATCCGACCGTCAGAGCCGATATGGAAGCTTATTTTCATCGCTTAGTACCAGAAAATGCGCCCTACTTTCAGCATACTTACGAAGGACCCGACGATATGCCTGCGCACATTAAAGCGGCCATGCTTGGCAATAGTGTGACAGTACCGGTGCAAAATGGGCGTTTATTACTCGGCACGTGGCAAGGGATTTACTTAGGTGAGCACCGCAATCACGGTGGGTCGCGTCGGGTTATTGTTACGTTACAAGGACAGGCATAA
- a CDS encoding chemotaxis protein CheX, with translation MRAEFVNPFLASLLNVLKTMASLELKPQKPRIKKDEIARGDVSGLIGMVAPNTRGSMSITFDESLALEIMQNMLGERPNGLNEEVTDMVGEITNMVTGGAKRILSESGFDFDMATPVVVSGRGHTIRHKCEGAIIIMPFNSQWGNAFIEICFE, from the coding sequence ATGCGAGCAGAATTTGTAAACCCGTTTTTAGCTTCACTGTTGAATGTTTTAAAAACCATGGCTTCGTTAGAGCTAAAACCGCAAAAGCCGAGAATCAAAAAAGATGAAATTGCTCGCGGTGACGTTTCTGGCTTGATTGGTATGGTGGCGCCAAATACCCGTGGTTCGATGTCGATCACCTTTGACGAGAGCCTGGCTTTGGAAATCATGCAAAATATGCTGGGTGAGCGACCGAATGGCCTAAACGAGGAAGTCACTGACATGGTGGGTGAGATCACCAATATGGTGACCGGTGGTGCGAAACGCATTTTATCAGAAAGTGGCTTTGACTTTGACATGGCGACACCGGTGGTGGTCTCTGGCCGCGGTCATACCATTCGCCACAAGTGCGAAGGCGCGATCATCATCATGCCGTTTAACTCTCAGTGGGGCAATGCTTTCATCGAGATTTGTTTCGAGTAA
- a CDS encoding polysaccharide lyase family 7 protein, with the protein MKLTTLSTLVAVLAVTQGQAFAAPSDDFDLSQWKLTLPVSEYAYFGSGDDDDAAEILPSDCTGNNYSGSGIDEGFEDTNYFYSDSSGAMVFVTPLDGGASTLNSSYVRSELRELYDWSACDSTGTANWDISSGTHTLSATLSVTDYYDDDPQTVVGQIHAHNSNYALVKLQWDGPTKDVRAIINESAEDGNNFDLEFGLVPGTDEWSYTIEVEDKKISISVTYGGETVTKSVTIGEGDMDDDWLDDTFYFKAGNYAQANKSSGGSFTVKFTDLDVSHSD; encoded by the coding sequence ATGAAATTAACGACACTGAGTACTTTAGTTGCTGTACTGGCAGTAACACAAGGCCAAGCTTTTGCTGCCCCATCGGATGATTTTGATTTAAGCCAATGGAAGTTGACATTGCCTGTGAGTGAATACGCGTATTTTGGCTCCGGTGATGATGATGATGCTGCAGAAATCCTACCCAGCGATTGTACCGGCAATAATTACAGTGGCTCTGGAATTGATGAAGGATTTGAAGATACCAATTATTTTTACAGCGATTCATCAGGCGCGATGGTCTTTGTTACCCCATTGGACGGCGGGGCATCAACGCTAAATTCAAGTTATGTTCGTTCTGAACTCAGAGAGTTATACGATTGGAGTGCGTGTGACTCAACGGGTACGGCCAATTGGGATATTAGTAGCGGCACTCATACTCTTTCTGCCACCCTTAGTGTGACCGACTATTATGATGACGATCCACAAACAGTAGTTGGCCAAATACATGCACATAACTCCAATTATGCCTTAGTGAAATTGCAATGGGATGGCCCGACAAAAGACGTTCGTGCGATCATCAATGAAAGTGCCGAAGACGGCAACAACTTTGATCTAGAGTTCGGCTTGGTGCCCGGTACCGATGAATGGAGCTATACTATTGAGGTTGAAGATAAAAAAATAAGTATTTCGGTCACTTATGGAGGAGAAACGGTAACTAAATCCGTCACCATAGGCGAGGGGGATATGGACGATGATTGGTTGGACGATACATTTTACTTCAAGGCAGGAAACTATGCCCAAGCAAACAAAAGTAGTGGCGGCAGTTTCACGGTTAAGTTCACGGACTTGGATGTCAGCCATAGTGATTAA
- a CDS encoding transposase, with product MTQARSSLISLQDTAYYHCISRCVRRAYLCGQDDYSGRNFEHRRVWVIERMRLLAQVFAIDICAYAIMSNHYHLVLHVDDKKAQNWSEREVVERWTTLYRTPILIQSWLKGELASQAEIKRVQRIVSLWRERLMNISWFMRNLNEFIAREANKEEQCSGRFWEGRFKSQALLDERALLACMAYVDLNPVRAKMTNKLERSEFTSIYERLHGNACAKDQGQGQVEHLPKKSLFGFLGNQRQLAHNSVKAYLGIEYSLLDYIALVERLGQVVNPDKAGFLMSDTSSLLHVLGLDDELWERFSAQFGRHFSCAVGGVDDLREYASHTHRAWVRQKYHT from the coding sequence ATGACTCAAGCTCGCTCGTCCCTTATTTCGTTGCAAGATACGGCCTATTATCATTGTATTTCTCGTTGTGTAAGAAGAGCTTACCTTTGTGGCCAGGATGACTATAGCGGCCGAAATTTTGAACATAGGAGAGTGTGGGTTATCGAACGAATGCGCCTACTCGCACAAGTGTTTGCCATTGATATTTGCGCCTATGCCATCATGTCTAACCATTATCACTTGGTTTTACATGTCGATGATAAAAAAGCACAAAACTGGTCAGAACGTGAAGTTGTCGAGCGATGGACGACCTTATATCGCACACCAATATTAATTCAATCTTGGCTAAAAGGTGAATTGGCCAGTCAGGCTGAAATCAAAAGAGTCCAGCGTATTGTCAGTTTGTGGCGAGAGAGGTTGATGAATATTTCTTGGTTTATGCGTAATCTCAACGAGTTTATTGCGCGAGAAGCCAACAAAGAAGAGCAGTGTTCGGGAAGGTTTTGGGAGGGGCGTTTCAAATCCCAAGCTTTACTTGATGAGCGGGCTTTACTGGCTTGCATGGCGTATGTCGATCTAAACCCTGTACGAGCAAAAATGACGAATAAGCTTGAGAGATCTGAATTTACATCTATTTATGAAAGGCTTCATGGCAACGCATGTGCGAAAGATCAAGGGCAAGGCCAGGTTGAGCATTTACCGAAAAAGTCATTGTTTGGTTTTTTAGGCAATCAGCGCCAATTGGCCCACAACTCTGTAAAGGCTTACCTCGGTATTGAATACTCTTTGTTAGACTATATTGCGTTGGTCGAGAGGTTGGGCCAAGTGGTGAACCCTGATAAGGCGGGTTTCCTTATGAGTGATACATCAAGTCTTTTACACGTTTTGGGGCTTGATGACGAACTCTGGGAGCGCTTTTCAGCTCAGTTTGGTCGCCACTTTAGTTGCGCTGTCGGTGGAGTGGATGATTTGCGAGAATACGCCAGTCACACTCATCGAGCTTGGGTTAGGCAAAAGTATCACACATAA
- a CDS encoding YdiY family protein: MPNLWCFLVLSLLCSPLYAQETPNPNSDASPSSEPKIEISDPLKTEFEIGFQANTGNTDSRTFNTRLSAEYTEGRYRSSGLLKFYNLYEDGDESKRRSNYEFQLDYKTGVRTYRYGSFDGTDSQYTAYYQDYTISAGFGYQLQNTENWRLEWELGPGYRYQKPNLDEIDDDDIVFETTVKEPIVRTQLTSQWQALKSVSLENIVTVIAGGSNTRVENEFNITNKITEGIAVKISHNLTFHNKVPSGLDKTDTTTNVNLLFSF, from the coding sequence GTGCCAAACCTGTGGTGTTTTTTGGTTTTATCACTCCTTTGCTCCCCGCTATACGCGCAAGAAACCCCCAATCCCAATTCGGATGCCAGCCCGTCCTCCGAGCCTAAGATTGAGATCAGCGATCCGTTAAAAACCGAGTTTGAAATTGGTTTTCAGGCCAACACCGGCAACACCGACTCGCGCACCTTTAATACCCGTTTGAGTGCTGAGTACACCGAAGGGCGTTATCGCTCGAGCGGTTTACTCAAGTTCTACAATTTATACGAAGATGGCGATGAAAGTAAACGTCGTTCAAATTACGAATTTCAGCTCGATTACAAGACCGGTGTCAGAACCTATCGCTATGGCAGCTTTGATGGCACCGACTCGCAATATACCGCCTATTATCAAGATTATACCATCTCTGCAGGGTTTGGTTACCAGTTGCAAAATACTGAAAATTGGCGTTTAGAATGGGAGCTTGGTCCGGGCTATCGCTATCAAAAACCCAATCTCGATGAAATTGATGATGACGACATCGTATTTGAAACCACGGTCAAAGAACCGATTGTTCGAACTCAGTTGACCAGCCAATGGCAGGCGTTAAAAAGTGTCAGCTTAGAAAACATCGTCACTGTGATTGCCGGTGGCAGTAATACCCGAGTGGAGAACGAGTTCAATATCACCAACAAAATCACCGAAGGGATTGCCGTCAAGATCAGTCATAACTTAACTTTTCACAACAAAGTGCCCAGCGGATTAGACAAAACTGACACCACGACCAACGTCAACTTGTTGTTTTCGTTTTAG
- a CDS encoding replicative DNA helicase codes for MAEFKERRNADKQVDSIKVPPHSIEAEQSVLGGLLLDNERWDSVAERVVTKDFYSRPHRLIFDAAKAILEQSKPLDLITLSEYLENREQLDDVGGFAYLTDLAKNTPSAANIIAYADIVAERALVRNLIGVANEIADAGYDPQGRSSEDLLDLAESKVFAIAEERTNENEGPQSVESVLERTIHRIEELYQSPQDGVTGVDTGFTDLNKKTAGLQGSDLIIVAARPSMGKTTFAMNLCENAAMDQEKPVLIFSLEMPAEQLMMRMLASLSRVDQTKIRTGQLDDEDWARLSSTMGIMMQKKNMFIDDSSGLTPTEVRSRARRVAREYGGLSMIMVDYLQLMRVPALSDNRTLEIAEISRSLKALAKELNVPVVALSQLNRSLEQRADKRPVNSDLRESGSIEQDADLIMFIYRDEVYNPDSALKGIAEIIIGKQRNGPIGSVRLTFQGHHSRFDNYAGPAFDDE; via the coding sequence ATGGCTGAATTTAAAGAGCGACGCAACGCAGACAAGCAGGTGGATTCTATCAAGGTGCCACCCCATTCGATTGAAGCCGAGCAATCGGTGCTCGGTGGCTTGTTATTAGACAATGAACGCTGGGACTCTGTGGCCGAGCGCGTAGTGACCAAGGATTTTTACAGCCGACCTCATCGTCTGATCTTTGATGCCGCCAAAGCCATTTTAGAACAAAGCAAGCCTTTGGATTTGATCACCTTATCTGAATATTTAGAAAACCGCGAACAACTCGATGATGTCGGCGGTTTTGCTTATTTAACCGACTTGGCCAAAAATACCCCAAGTGCGGCAAACATCATCGCTTATGCCGACATCGTGGCCGAACGCGCATTGGTCAGAAATTTGATTGGGGTGGCCAACGAAATCGCCGACGCCGGTTACGACCCACAAGGGCGCAGCAGTGAAGATTTGCTCGATCTCGCCGAGAGTAAGGTCTTTGCGATTGCCGAGGAGCGCACCAACGAAAACGAAGGGCCGCAAAGTGTCGAGTCGGTGTTGGAAAGAACCATTCATCGCATTGAAGAGCTGTATCAAAGCCCGCAAGATGGCGTGACTGGGGTCGACACTGGCTTTACCGATCTCAACAAGAAAACCGCCGGTCTTCAGGGCTCCGATCTGATCATCGTCGCGGCGCGTCCCTCGATGGGTAAAACCACCTTTGCCATGAACTTGTGTGAAAACGCCGCCATGGATCAAGAAAAACCGGTGCTGATTTTCTCGCTCGAGATGCCGGCTGAGCAGCTGATGATGAGGATGTTGGCCTCGTTGTCGCGGGTGGATCAAACGAAAATCCGAACCGGTCAGCTCGACGACGAAGACTGGGCGCGTTTGTCGTCGACCATGGGCATTATGATGCAGAAAAAAAACATGTTCATCGATGACAGCTCAGGCCTAACACCGACGGAGGTGCGTTCGCGAGCCCGTCGTGTGGCAAGAGAGTACGGCGGTTTATCGATGATCATGGTCGACTACTTGCAGTTGATGCGCGTGCCGGCTTTATCGGACAACCGGACCTTAGAAATCGCGGAAATTTCTCGCTCGCTAAAAGCGCTTGCCAAAGAGCTCAATGTCCCTGTGGTGGCGCTGTCACAGTTAAACCGCTCGTTGGAGCAACGGGCCGACAAACGCCCGGTTAACTCAGATTTGCGTGAATCGGGCTCGATTGAGCAAGACGCGGATTTGATTATGTTTATCTATCGCGATGAGGTGTACAACCCAGACAGTGCACTCAAAGGCATTGCTGAAATCATCATTGGTAAGCAACGGAACGGCCCAATTGGCTCGGTGCGTCTGACCTTCCAAGGCCATCACTCGCGCTTTGATAACTACGCCGGTCCTGCCTTCGACGACGAATAA
- the pyrI gene encoding aspartate carbamoyltransferase regulatory subunit, giving the protein MRETQLQVEAIKNGTVIDHIPAQMGIKVLKLFNMHNSEQRVTIGLNLPSSALGHKDLLKIENEFINEEQAKKLALYAPDATVNQIENYDVVKKLALSLPESISQVFQCPNSNCITHVEPVATHFKVIQKSQDVRLKCKYCEKVFARDIVMDK; this is encoded by the coding sequence ATGCGCGAAACTCAACTGCAAGTCGAAGCAATAAAAAACGGCACAGTGATCGACCATATCCCGGCGCAAATGGGAATTAAAGTGCTCAAACTGTTCAATATGCACAATTCAGAACAGCGTGTCACTATTGGCTTAAACCTCCCCTCTTCTGCATTGGGTCACAAAGATCTGCTCAAAATTGAAAACGAGTTTATTAATGAAGAACAAGCGAAAAAGCTCGCTCTTTATGCACCTGATGCTACGGTCAATCAGATCGAAAATTACGATGTAGTGAAAAAACTGGCTCTGTCGTTACCAGAATCAATAAGCCAAGTATTTCAGTGTCCTAATAGCAATTGTATTACTCATGTTGAGCCTGTCGCTACACACTTTAAAGTGATTCAAAAGTCACAAGATGTACGTTTAAAATGCAAATACTGTGAGAAAGTCTTTGCTCGCGATATTGTGATGGATAAGTAA
- the zur gene encoding zinc uptake transcriptional repressor Zur, with translation MVRVKILNHKPTEQIEQICQRRGVRLTPQRRAVFELICQSNKASSAYELLEQLQKSEPQAKPPTVYRALEFLLEQGFVHRVESTNSYISCCLSHESQHVFQLLICDRCGYVEELHDDSLTAQLNVNAKQHQFHLTKQVIESHGICQDCYTSEK, from the coding sequence GTGGTTAGGGTGAAGATTTTGAACCACAAGCCAACAGAACAAATTGAACAGATATGCCAAAGACGAGGGGTGCGCTTAACCCCTCAACGACGTGCGGTTTTTGAGCTTATCTGCCAAAGTAACAAAGCCTCTAGTGCTTATGAATTATTAGAGCAATTGCAAAAAAGCGAACCACAAGCCAAACCGCCCACTGTGTATCGCGCTCTCGAATTTTTGCTCGAACAAGGCTTTGTACACCGTGTTGAATCAACCAACAGCTACATTTCTTGCTGTTTGAGCCACGAATCACAACACGTGTTTCAACTGTTAATTTGCGATCGATGTGGCTATGTCGAAGAATTACACGACGACAGCTTAACGGCTCAGTTAAATGTCAATGCAAAACAGCACCAATTTCATTTAACTAAGCAGGTCATCGAGTCTCATGGCATCTGTCAGGATTGTTACACCTCAGAAAAATAG
- a CDS encoding sensor domain-containing diguanylate cyclase, with protein sequence MEPSVFEITWPQCDEFSDQVPFFEAAGVATWYWEVDSDNAQFNRHWAEMLGYQLKELEPHCFDTWAMLVHQDDLITAHRQIQSLLAGSRDQLAIECRMRHKEGYWVKILSKGSVVRRNTQGQPLCVAGINMDITEQWRRELAIDALHKQAMTLANNLPGFVFQFELQSNGKMQFPFVSEQAFHIYGCQSDFLQSHPEKAHQVIHKEDWQRIFDAFLRSKNRLSPWQATFRICHPTKGIIWVEGHSIPIEEPGGRVVWNGYLTDITERINQGHRLELLSCVFKATGQGVVITDQAMNVVDTNPAFERLSGYRSSEVKGKSLNQLFSEETTRATISSMWSELEINGHWHGKVWHQSKDGAVFPQLLSIDMHDGGHLGKNYIAVFSDIRELFEDYHQLSALAHQDSLTQVSNRRAFEYYLDELILRCKEKQKVFALLYLDLDNFKQVNDRFGHQQGDRVLQKLANTLNAALRKGDMIARLGGDEFAILIHDCGDEASILTMIKRFEQQITAALDNFELSVNLGASIGAAFFPQDGIRQDTLLEVADKRMYHLKFQKKLAPHNK encoded by the coding sequence ATGGAACCAAGCGTTTTTGAGATAACCTGGCCGCAATGCGATGAGTTCTCAGATCAAGTGCCCTTTTTTGAAGCGGCAGGGGTCGCCACTTGGTATTGGGAGGTAGACTCTGATAACGCTCAGTTCAATCGCCACTGGGCAGAGATGCTCGGCTACCAGCTCAAAGAGCTTGAACCCCATTGTTTCGATACCTGGGCTATGCTCGTTCACCAAGACGATCTCATTACTGCTCATCGACAAATTCAATCTTTACTGGCAGGAAGCCGCGACCAATTAGCCATCGAGTGTCGGATGCGTCACAAAGAGGGTTATTGGGTTAAAATACTCTCGAAGGGGTCGGTGGTCAGGAGAAATACACAAGGGCAACCGCTGTGTGTTGCGGGTATCAACATGGATATCACAGAGCAATGGCGAAGGGAGTTGGCAATCGATGCGCTTCATAAACAAGCGATGACATTGGCCAATAATTTACCCGGATTTGTGTTTCAATTTGAGTTGCAGTCCAACGGTAAAATGCAGTTCCCCTTTGTTTCAGAGCAAGCCTTTCACATCTATGGTTGCCAGTCCGATTTTTTGCAATCTCACCCTGAAAAAGCGCATCAAGTAATCCATAAAGAAGACTGGCAGAGAATTTTTGATGCGTTCTTACGCTCTAAAAACCGCCTTTCGCCTTGGCAGGCCACGTTTCGTATTTGTCACCCCACCAAAGGCATTATTTGGGTCGAAGGCCACTCAATCCCCATTGAAGAGCCGGGTGGTCGCGTCGTTTGGAACGGTTACCTTACTGATATCACGGAACGCATTAATCAAGGTCACCGATTAGAACTGTTATCTTGTGTTTTTAAAGCGACCGGGCAAGGGGTGGTCATTACCGATCAAGCGATGAACGTGGTTGATACCAATCCCGCGTTTGAACGGCTTTCAGGATACCGTTCATCGGAGGTTAAAGGTAAAAGCCTCAACCAATTATTTAGCGAAGAAACCACTCGTGCCACCATCAGTTCAATGTGGAGTGAGCTTGAGATCAACGGTCATTGGCATGGCAAAGTGTGGCACCAAAGCAAAGACGGAGCCGTTTTTCCTCAACTTCTCAGCATTGACATGCACGACGGTGGGCACTTAGGCAAGAACTACATCGCGGTGTTTAGCGACATTCGCGAGTTATTTGAAGATTATCATCAGTTGTCGGCACTGGCTCATCAAGACAGTTTGACTCAAGTCTCGAACCGACGTGCATTTGAGTACTACCTCGATGAATTGATTTTGCGCTGCAAAGAAAAACAAAAGGTTTTTGCTCTGCTGTATCTCGACCTCGATAACTTTAAGCAAGTTAATGATAGATTTGGTCACCAGCAAGGGGACCGAGTATTACAAAAATTAGCCAACACATTGAATGCGGCGCTGAGAAAAGGTGACATGATTGCCCGTTTAGGCGGCGATGAATTTGCTATTTTGATCCACGATTGTGGCGATGAAGCGAGTATTCTGACCATGATCAAGCGTTTTGAGCAGCAGATTACTGCCGCGTTAGATAACTTTGAGTTAAGTGTTAACTTAGGAGCGAGTATCGGCGCTGCATTTTTCCCCCAAGATGGCATTCGTCAAGATACCTTATTGGAAGTGGCAGATAAGCGGATGTACCATCTAAAATTCCAAAAGAAGTTAGCCCCGCACAACAAGTAA
- the pgi gene encoding glucose-6-phosphate isomerase — MLKNINPTQTNAWQALTDHFASAKDFDLKTLFADDAQRFDKFSTRFNSDFLVDYSKNLITEETLSHLLNLAKETDVESAIEAMFSGQTINQTESRSVLHVALRNRSNDPIFVDGKDVMPDVNAVLEKMKSFSERVISGQWTGYTGKAITDIVNIGIGGSDLGPYMVTEALEPYKNHLNAHFVSNVDGTHMAEALKGLNPETTLFLVASKTFTTQETMTNAHTARDWFLAEAKEQAHVAKHFVALSTNAEAVAEFGIDTDNMFEFWDWVGGRYSLWSAIGLSIVLSIGYDNFVELLSGAHEMDQHFKTTEFDKNIPVLLALIGLWYNNFHGAETEAILPYDQYMHRFAAYFQQGNMESNGKYVDRNGNPVDYQTGPIIWGEPGTNGQHAFYQLIHQGTKLIPCDFIAPAVSHNPVSDHHQKLMSNFFAQTEALAFGKSLETVKEELVAAGKSEAEVAQIAPFKVFEGNRPTNSILLKSITPRSLGQLIAMYEHKIFVQGVILNIFTFDQWGVELGKQLANQILPELADNSPVDSHDSSTNGLINAYKALI; from the coding sequence ATGTTGAAAAATATTAATCCAACGCAAACTAATGCGTGGCAAGCCTTAACTGACCATTTCGCCTCTGCGAAAGACTTCGACCTTAAAACTCTTTTTGCCGACGATGCGCAGCGTTTTGATAAATTTTCAACCCGTTTTAATTCTGACTTTTTAGTCGATTACTCGAAAAACTTGATCACTGAAGAAACCTTGTCTCATTTGTTGAACTTGGCCAAAGAGACCGATGTCGAGTCTGCCATCGAAGCCATGTTTAGCGGTCAAACCATCAACCAAACGGAGAGCCGTTCTGTGTTGCACGTTGCCCTTCGCAACCGCAGTAACGATCCTATCTTCGTTGACGGCAAAGACGTCATGCCAGACGTCAACGCGGTGTTGGAAAAAATGAAATCCTTCTCTGAGCGGGTAATCTCTGGTCAGTGGACGGGCTATACCGGCAAAGCGATCACCGACATCGTCAACATTGGTATCGGTGGTTCGGATCTCGGCCCTTACATGGTGACCGAAGCACTAGAGCCGTACAAAAACCACTTGAATGCCCATTTTGTTTCCAACGTCGACGGCACGCACATGGCCGAAGCGCTGAAAGGCCTTAACCCGGAAACCACGTTGTTCTTGGTTGCCTCAAAAACCTTCACGACCCAAGAAACCATGACCAATGCCCACACAGCTCGCGATTGGTTCTTAGCCGAAGCCAAAGAACAAGCACACGTGGCTAAGCACTTTGTTGCCTTGTCGACCAACGCCGAAGCCGTGGCTGAATTTGGTATTGATACCGATAACATGTTTGAGTTCTGGGATTGGGTCGGCGGTCGTTACTCTTTGTGGTCAGCGATTGGTTTGTCGATTGTGTTGTCGATTGGTTATGATAATTTCGTCGAACTGCTCAGCGGTGCGCACGAGATGGATCAGCACTTCAAAACCACCGAATTTGACAAAAATATCCCCGTGTTACTGGCGCTGATCGGCCTTTGGTACAACAACTTCCACGGTGCGGAAACCGAAGCAATTTTGCCTTACGATCAATACATGCACCGTTTTGCTGCTTATTTCCAACAAGGCAATATGGAATCGAATGGCAAATACGTCGACCGCAATGGCAATCCAGTTGACTACCAAACCGGCCCAATTATCTGGGGTGAGCCAGGCACCAATGGTCAGCATGCGTTTTACCAACTGATTCACCAAGGTACGAAATTGATCCCGTGTGACTTTATTGCGCCAGCGGTTTCTCACAACCCGGTCTCTGATCACCACCAAAAACTGATGTCGAACTTCTTTGCGCAAACCGAAGCATTGGCATTTGGTAAATCGCTAGAGACGGTGAAAGAAGAGTTAGTGGCTGCCGGTAAATCCGAAGCCGAAGTGGCACAGATCGCGCCGTTCAAGGTATTTGAAGGCAACCGCCCAACCAACTCAATTTTGCTTAAGTCCATCACGCCGCGCTCGTTAGGTCAATTGATCGCGATGTACGAGCACAAAATCTTTGTTCAAGGGGTGATCCTCAATATCTTCACCTTTGACCAATGGGGCGTAGAGCTTGGTAAACAACTGGCGAACCAAATCTTGCCAGAGCTTGCGGATAACAGCCCGGTTGACTCGCACGACAGTTCAACCAATGGGTTGATCAATGCATATAAAGCGCTGATCTAA
- the pyrB gene encoding aspartate carbamoyltransferase, which translates to MDNTLYQKHIISIPELSRQELELIVATAADLKANPRPELIKNKVVASCFFEPSTRTRLSFETAIQRIGGDVIGFDNGGNTSLAKKGETLADSVQVISSYVDAFVMRHPHEGAARLASEYSNGVPVINAGDGANQHPTQTLLDLFSISETQGRLDNLNVAFVGDLKYGRTVHSLTQALSKFNNIRFYFIAPQALAMPDYICEELDDAGISYSFHNDIESVVPELDVLYMTRVQKERFDQSEYAHIKSAYILSADLLKTARNNLKVLHPLPRVDEITTDVDRTPYAYYFQQAENGMYAREALLALVLNQDLGE; encoded by the coding sequence ATGGACAATACCTTGTATCAAAAGCACATCATTTCGATTCCTGAGCTGAGTCGTCAAGAGCTCGAACTGATCGTCGCGACGGCGGCCGATCTCAAAGCGAACCCTCGTCCGGAGCTGATCAAAAATAAAGTGGTGGCGAGTTGCTTTTTTGAGCCTTCGACGCGAACTCGTTTATCGTTTGAGACCGCCATTCAACGCATTGGTGGCGACGTCATTGGTTTTGACAACGGTGGTAATACATCACTTGCCAAAAAAGGGGAAACACTCGCAGACTCAGTGCAGGTTATCTCTTCTTATGTGGATGCCTTTGTGATGCGACACCCTCACGAAGGGGCAGCTCGTTTGGCCTCGGAATATTCTAACGGTGTTCCGGTGATCAATGCGGGAGACGGTGCCAATCAACACCCAACTCAAACCCTGTTAGACTTATTCTCGATCAGTGAAACACAAGGCAGGTTAGATAACCTCAATGTGGCTTTTGTCGGCGATTTAAAATACGGCCGCACCGTACACTCCCTCACACAAGCGCTGTCTAAATTTAATAACATCCGGTTTTATTTCATCGCCCCACAAGCTCTGGCAATGCCTGATTACATTTGCGAAGAGCTCGACGACGCCGGTATTTCCTATAGTTTCCACAACGATATCGAAAGTGTGGTTCCTGAGCTTGATGTTCTTTACATGACTCGAGTTCAAAAAGAGCGCTTTGACCAATCTGAATACGCTCACATCAAATCGGCTTATATTTTAAGTGCCGATTTACTCAAAACTGCCCGGAATAACCTCAAGGTGTTACATCCACTACCTAGGGTGGACGAGATCACAACAGATGTCGACAGAACGCCTTATGCCTATTATTTCCAGCAGGCGGAAAATGGCATGTACGCTCGTGAAGCCTTATTGGCCCTGGTATTAAATCAAGATTTGGGAGAGTAA